ATGGCCTTAAACGGCGCACTTGCAGGTCTTGTAGCGATCACTGCTGATCCTGCTTCACCTTCGCCATTAGCGGCAACCATTGTTGGTGCTATCGGTGGTGCATTAGTTGTGTTCTCTATCGTTACTCTAGACAAGCTTAAAATCGATGATCCTGTGGGCGCTATCTCTGTTCACGGTACTGTTGGTATCTTCGGTGTAATGGCTGTATGTGTAACTGGTGGTGCATCAGTAACTGGTCAGCTTGTTGGTCTAGCGACTATCTTTGTTTGGGTATTTGGCGCAAGTTTAATCACTTGGGGCATTATCAAAGCAGTTATGGGCATCCGCGTAACTGAAGAGCAAGAGTTCGACGGTGTTGATGTTCACGAATGTGGTCTAGAAGCTTACCCTGAGTTTGTTACTCAGAAGTAATGCCTAGATGCATCATGCATAACGCATAAAAAAACCCGCCTAGTGCGGGTTTTTTTATGTCTGTTTAAATACTTTTCAAATTAACTTGTCTTTACAGTCACTTTCTAAGCGTTTGCTGATATTAACTAATAGATCGAATCAATCAGTTCTGAGAGCTATGGCATGAAACCTGAGAACCGTCCAGTAGCTGTTATAAGTCTAAAGCTAACAAGGCTATACAAGTTTTGAATATAGGCTTACGAAAAATAAAGCCCTTTGAAGGGATAGGCAGATAGGAAGATAGGTAGACAAACAATAAATTGATAATAGAGACGCGCTGAAGCGTCAAGCGTCTCAATCAGCCTTGTGTAAATAGCGTTGCAGAAGCGATGCGGTAGAGGCATCAAAGCCATCGGCTAACAAGGTGTTAAAATCGGCATTGCGGTCGATTTCAGCTTTAATCGATTGCGATAATTTTTTACCTAATTCAACGCCCCATTGATCAAAGGGGTTGATGTGCCAAATAACACTCTGCACGAAGGCTTTTTGTTCGTATAGCGCCATCAATGCACCGAGATTGGCAGGCGTGAGTGTGTCGATCATCAGCGTGCTAGAAGGCTTGTTGCCGGGCATAAATTTATGTTGTTCAAGCCCCGGTGTATTGTCAGTTTGACCAAGCATCAGTGCGCGCGATTGTGCAAAGCAGTTTGCTAGCAGCCAATCCTGATGGCTTTGTAAACCGTGTGGCGCTGAGGCCACGGCAATAAAATCTATCGGGGTAAAATCACTGCCTTGGTGCAGCTGTTGAAAAAAGGAGTGTTGGCTATTGGAGCCAGCTTCCCCCCAAATATCCGGGCAGGTTTGATAATCAATCTGTTGATTATCGAGGTTGGCACATTTACCGGTACTTTCCATTTCTAGCTGTTGTAAAAATTGCGGAAAGCGACGCAGACGATGATCGTAGGGTACAACCGCATGTGCCTGACGTTGCCAAAAATTGGTATACCATATACCCAGCAGGCCTAAAATGATTGGCATATTCTGTTCTGGCGCAGCATGCAAGAAGTGCTGGTCCATAGCGGCGGCGCCGCTCAAAAGTGCTTCAAAGTGTTCATAGCCAAGCCCAATACAGAGCGACAAGCCTATAGCAGACCAGCTCGAATAACGGCCACCGACAAAGT
This portion of the Pseudomonadales bacterium genome encodes:
- a CDS encoding ammonium transporter; amino-acid sequence: MALNGALAGLVAITADPASPSPLAATIVGAIGGALVVFSIVTLDKLKIDDPVGAISVHGTVGIFGVMAVCVTGGASVTGQLVGLATIFVWVFGASLITWGIIKAVMGIRVTEEQEFDGVDVHECGLEAYPEFVTQK
- the pgi gene encoding glucose-6-phosphate isomerase, which encodes MPSKHSTPSTLTASTAWQALIQHQQEMLGFNLNQAFADNSLRAELLSLESCGIYFDYSKHLIKPQTLKLLFDLAAQQQLQSRIQALFAGQHVNNTEDRPALHTLLRYQDSAHVPRSLQPIFADVVKVKQRMREVSQQVLTGQIRGFSGKPFTDVVHIGIGGSDLGPAMIYQALSAVHQPGIRCHYVANICANDITETLAALNPHTTLFILASKSFTTLETLENANTARRWLLASLEQPEAVAAHFYAVSAKPEKAAAWGVKPEFVLPFWDFVGGRYSSWSAIGLSLCIGLGYEHFEALLSGAAAMDQHFLHAAPEQNMPIILGLLGIWYTNFWQRQAHAVVPYDHRLRRFPQFLQQLEMESTGKCANLDNQQIDYQTCPDIWGEAGSNSQHSFFQQLHQGSDFTPIDFIAVASAPHGLQSHQDWLLANCFAQSRALMLGQTDNTPGLEQHKFMPGNKPSSTLMIDTLTPANLGALMALYEQKAFVQSVIWHINPFDQWGVELGKKLSQSIKAEIDRNADFNTLLADGFDASTASLLQRYLHKAD